One Natronomonas moolapensis 8.8.11 genomic region harbors:
- a CDS encoding energy-coupling factor ABC transporter ATP-binding protein, which produces MHDVDFSVYPDEVVALVGGNGAGKSTLLEHLNATLMPDEGELVVDGIAVTEDNKPHARKEVGFVFQDADTQLVAPTVLDDVLFGLQNYGMAGEEAEHRAREALATVDAAHLEDRVPHYLSGGEKRLVGLAGVLVLEPSVVVLDEPLAGLDPERSQLVAQRIRQVHKEGISVVLSTHDLEFAAEIADRVCVMADGNVVGGGTPREVFYDDDLLDRANLRPPAAVRIARDAGLEGSTRPVTEAELVEALSDHETLSETIRTESLDGRSGD; this is translated from the coding sequence ATGCACGATGTCGACTTTTCGGTGTACCCCGACGAGGTGGTCGCACTCGTCGGCGGTAATGGTGCCGGCAAGTCGACGCTGCTTGAACACCTGAACGCTACCCTCATGCCCGACGAGGGCGAACTGGTAGTCGACGGAATTGCGGTCACCGAGGACAACAAGCCTCATGCCCGCAAAGAAGTCGGGTTTGTCTTCCAGGATGCCGATACACAGCTGGTGGCGCCCACGGTGCTGGACGACGTGCTATTCGGCCTGCAGAACTACGGAATGGCTGGTGAGGAGGCGGAGCATCGCGCCCGTGAGGCGCTGGCGACGGTTGACGCCGCCCATCTCGAGGATCGAGTCCCCCACTACCTCAGCGGCGGCGAGAAGCGGTTGGTCGGCCTCGCCGGCGTGCTCGTGCTGGAGCCGAGTGTGGTCGTCCTCGACGAGCCGCTGGCTGGTCTCGACCCTGAACGATCGCAGCTGGTTGCCCAGCGAATCCGACAGGTTCATAAAGAAGGCATCAGCGTCGTGCTATCGACCCACGACCTCGAGTTCGCCGCCGAGATTGCCGACCGTGTCTGTGTGATGGCCGATGGGAACGTCGTCGGGGGTGGCACACCACGGGAAGTATTCTACGATGACGACCTACTAGATCGAGCGAACCTTCGTCCGCCGGCGGCAGTCCGGATCGCTCGCGACGCAGGACTCGAAGGGAGTACCCGACCAGTCACGGAAGCCGAACTCGTCGAGGCTCTCTCCGACCACGAGACTTTGTCTGAAACGATCCGCACGGAGTCGCTCGATGGCCGTAGCGGAGACTGA
- a CDS encoding energy-coupling factor transporter transmembrane component T family protein: MTTLSNHVPDPRLITAFAERRDGPLHRVNPWTKVGVVGALVLAVTVFDRLALLAGLYGAVLVIYGLAGLPFRRLAGWYTLPMLFIVSVAGPLAFLEPGMPIGGALSTPLGELSLTWAGLVLFFELSCRSLTVVTFALTASMTTKYTDVAYMLGRLLPRPIDQIALLTYRFTFVMLETLEDLVKAALSRGANFSEFWSNKWLYARILGMTMLSAIEQSERLVKSMEARGYDGDITLYGDVSRPPIHELLIVIGLYVAVVGYAVVAVYGVRP; this comes from the coding sequence GTGACGACACTCTCGAACCACGTTCCCGATCCGCGGCTCATCACGGCGTTCGCCGAACGCCGAGACGGACCGTTACACCGCGTCAATCCATGGACGAAGGTCGGCGTCGTCGGTGCACTCGTCCTCGCGGTTACTGTGTTTGACCGTCTCGCGCTCTTGGCCGGTCTGTACGGAGCCGTACTGGTGATCTACGGACTCGCAGGGCTGCCCTTCCGACGGTTAGCCGGCTGGTACACGCTGCCGATGCTGTTCATCGTCTCGGTCGCCGGACCGCTGGCGTTTCTCGAACCGGGTATGCCGATCGGTGGGGCGCTCTCAACGCCGCTTGGTGAACTTTCTCTCACGTGGGCAGGGCTCGTCCTCTTTTTCGAGCTCAGCTGCCGATCACTCACAGTCGTCACGTTTGCCCTGACTGCGTCGATGACAACAAAATACACCGACGTCGCGTATATGCTCGGACGACTACTCCCGCGACCGATCGACCAGATCGCGCTGCTCACCTATCGGTTCACGTTCGTTATGCTCGAGACGCTCGAGGATCTCGTGAAAGCCGCACTCTCCCGTGGAGCGAACTTCTCGGAGTTCTGGTCGAACAAATGGCTGTACGCCAGAATCCTCGGCATGACGATGCTGTCGGCGATCGAGCAGTCCGAGCGGCTCGTCAAGTCGATGGAAGCTCGCGGCTACGACGGCGACATCACGCTGTACGGCGATGTATCGCGGCCACCGATCCACGAACTACTCATCGTAATCGGGTTGTACGTCGCTGTCGTCGGCTACGCAGTAGTCGCGGTATATGGGGTGAGACCGTGA
- a CDS encoding energy-coupling factor ABC transporter permease, translated as MAHIHLGEGSFPLWALIVWTTLGVALVGAVVYRVRKGGIKTHQIALAGIGAAASFAIFQLNIPVWGGIHMNLTGLVGILAGPLLGALIALVVNIFSAALGHGAVGLLGANTLVNASEAIVAYYAFKTLMRMDWDVFPASASAATLGLSAGAFLMGAIIVISGVNGSALPRGDLTIAVAGLVGLNLGVAVIEGILTGFIVQFLASVRPDLVGLADRDSQEEPTGVTA; from the coding sequence ATGGCACATATCCACCTCGGCGAAGGTTCGTTTCCGCTGTGGGCACTGATCGTGTGGACGACTCTCGGCGTCGCGCTCGTCGGCGCAGTTGTCTACCGGGTCCGTAAGGGCGGGATCAAGACACACCAGATTGCGCTCGCTGGTATCGGCGCAGCCGCGAGCTTCGCGATCTTCCAGTTGAATATCCCTGTGTGGGGTGGCATCCACATGAACCTCACCGGCCTCGTGGGGATTCTTGCTGGGCCGCTGCTCGGAGCGCTCATCGCACTGGTCGTCAACATCTTTTCCGCAGCGCTTGGCCACGGTGCAGTTGGCCTGCTCGGCGCGAATACGCTCGTCAATGCCTCTGAGGCCATCGTTGCCTACTACGCGTTCAAAACCCTGATGAGGATGGACTGGGACGTCTTTCCTGCCAGTGCGAGTGCTGCGACGCTCGGTCTCTCGGCAGGCGCGTTCCTGATGGGCGCGATCATCGTCATCAGCGGCGTGAACGGAAGCGCGCTGCCGCGTGGTGACCTGACGATTGCCGTCGCCGGGCTCGTCGGGCTCAACCTCGGTGTCGCCGTCATCGAGGGGATTCTGACGGGTTTCATCGTCCAGTTCCTCGCTTCCGTCCGCCCCGACCTCGTTGGTCTCGCAGACCGTGACAGCCAAGAGGAGCCGACTGGGGTGACCGCCTGA
- a CDS encoding CopG family ribbon-helix-helix protein, whose translation MPERLRDGLDTFADEHGYTGRSEVIREACQSLLEEYQETDYEDRRVLATVTAVFGYDEPEIERRMMDIRHEFEVSVRSNSHNCLEKNAGCVETFVIEAKYNVVLEFIATVRGVDESVSVEYTAVPVNVMNVEAGEPFEKSAE comes from the coding sequence ATGCCGGAGCGACTCCGAGACGGTCTCGATACATTTGCGGACGAACACGGTTACACCGGCCGGAGTGAGGTCATCCGCGAGGCGTGCCAATCACTGCTTGAAGAGTATCAAGAGACAGATTACGAAGATCGGCGGGTATTGGCGACAGTTACTGCTGTCTTCGGATACGACGAACCGGAAATCGAACGCCGGATGATGGATATCCGCCACGAATTTGAAGTGTCGGTCCGATCGAACTCCCACAACTGTCTCGAAAAAAACGCTGGCTGTGTCGAGACGTTCGTTATCGAGGCAAAGTATAATGTCGTTCTTGAATTCATCGCGACTGTACGCGGCGTGGACGAGTCTGTGTCCGTTGAGTACACTGCTGTTCCGGTCAACGTAATGAACGTCGAAGCTGGTGAGCCGTTCGAAAAAAGCGCTGAATAG
- a CDS encoding CopG family ribbon-helix-helix protein, translated as MSVVSVSMPEELLERIDEFAEEHGYTGRSEVFREASRNLLGEFEDKKLENRDLMGVVTVVFDYETTSVEEKMMHLRHEHEDTVVSNFHSHVGGHHCMELFVLEGSLEEISTFVGKIRATKDTLTIDYSVVPVDDFGPLAEMN; from the coding sequence ATGAGCGTCGTCAGCGTCTCGATGCCCGAAGAACTGCTCGAACGAATCGACGAATTCGCGGAGGAACACGGCTACACTGGTCGTAGTGAGGTTTTTCGTGAAGCCTCTCGGAACCTCCTCGGCGAGTTCGAGGACAAGAAACTCGAAAACCGCGATTTGATGGGTGTCGTCACCGTCGTTTTCGACTACGAGACGACAAGCGTCGAGGAGAAGATGATGCACCTACGCCACGAACACGAAGACACCGTCGTCTCGAACTTCCACAGTCACGTTGGAGGTCATCATTGTATGGAGCTATTCGTCCTTGAGGGGTCGCTCGAAGAGATCTCAACGTTTGTCGGGAAGATTCGAGCGACCAAGGATACGCTCACAATCGACTACTCGGTGGTACCGGTAGATGACTTCGGCCCGTTGGCCGAAATGAACTGA
- a CDS encoding UPF0175 family protein yields MARITGSYPDDLDLLIEGAVEAGVFGGKSDALREFVRDYFEDHENERIAAVVALYERERITLGEAARLADVDRWTMRDLLREHGIELRLGLLDEDDAAYEVEAAKELEFDNEDSDGEESPAK; encoded by the coding sequence ATGGCACGAATTACCGGATCCTACCCAGACGATCTCGATCTCCTCATTGAGGGTGCTGTCGAGGCTGGTGTGTTCGGGGGGAAGAGCGATGCGTTGCGAGAGTTCGTGCGTGACTATTTCGAGGACCACGAGAACGAACGTATTGCAGCTGTGGTTGCCCTCTACGAACGCGAACGGATTACCCTTGGTGAGGCCGCGAGACTTGCTGATGTCGACCGCTGGACGATGCGTGATCTTCTCCGCGAGCATGGTATTGAACTCCGCCTCGGACTCCTTGACGAAGACGACGCAGCTTACGAGGTGGAAGCAGCAAAAGAACTCGAATTTGATAATGAAGATTCGGATGGGGAGGAGTCTCCTGCGAAATGA
- a CDS encoding ParA family protein, translating into MLAYSTYSEAGGVGKTTTAANLAVAHARAGLKPLVVPLDPQDGDLSRLFGVDTDRTEPVDNLVRHMIRRSKGDFDDLIRTVEGVDIIPEHNMLSDLAEYLQREKEQAEAMGEAFGMHAQLLRVLRDAGVPDEYDVLICDPPATEGPHLYNAIHATRSLVIPVEPSAKGRAAVQGLESLVAGLEDQLDVEVGVLAAVPIGFKNTRDQRTILEKIDYPIPEIIGERASMMEGAWMQQCSAFRYVRDHRDRRRGYELETLGQFDRIARHLEAGVGIKAPNPPEPGDLDHGVLSA; encoded by the coding sequence ATGCTAGCATACTCAACATACAGCGAGGCAGGAGGAGTTGGCAAAACCACTACTGCCGCGAATCTCGCTGTCGCACATGCACGGGCGGGCCTCAAACCACTTGTAGTCCCCCTCGACCCGCAAGATGGTGATCTCTCCCGACTCTTCGGTGTCGATACTGATCGTACTGAACCAGTCGATAACCTCGTCCGGCACATGATTCGTCGATCAAAAGGTGATTTCGACGATCTCATCCGAACAGTCGAGGGAGTCGATATCATTCCAGAGCACAATATGCTCTCAGACCTTGCCGAGTACCTCCAACGAGAGAAAGAACAAGCAGAGGCAATGGGCGAAGCCTTCGGTATGCACGCTCAACTACTTCGTGTTCTCCGGGATGCTGGTGTCCCCGATGAATACGACGTTCTCATTTGTGATCCACCGGCTACTGAGGGACCGCACCTCTACAATGCAATTCACGCGACTCGTTCGTTGGTTATCCCCGTTGAGCCAAGCGCGAAAGGTCGCGCAGCGGTTCAAGGACTAGAATCACTAGTTGCCGGTCTTGAGGACCAACTCGACGTAGAGGTCGGCGTTTTGGCCGCTGTTCCAATCGGGTTCAAAAATACTCGTGACCAACGAACGATCCTCGAAAAAATCGATTACCCGATTCCAGAGATAATTGGCGAACGAGCCTCAATGATGGAAGGTGCGTGGATGCAACAGTGTTCTGCGTTCAGGTATGTGCGGGACCACCGCGATCGCCGCCGTGGCTACGAACTTGAGACACTCGGGCAATTCGATCGTATTGCACGACATCTTGAGGCCGGCGTCGGGATCAAGGCACCGAATCCGCCGGAACCCGGTGATCTCGACCACGGGGTGCTATCTGCATGA
- a CDS encoding DUF3006 domain-containing protein: MIPDSSYTAVIDEFEGSLARLKLADDSGDLYELVVETEALPEDGRETGAVLAVEVLDEALVEAAYDSEETKRRRESARERFDRLSKRPDEDE; this comes from the coding sequence ATGATTCCCGATAGCTCCTACACGGCAGTAATCGACGAATTCGAGGGGTCGTTAGCGCGCCTCAAGCTAGCGGACGACTCCGGCGATCTCTACGAACTCGTCGTCGAGACCGAGGCGCTCCCGGAGGACGGTCGCGAGACGGGGGCGGTGTTGGCCGTCGAAGTCCTCGACGAAGCGCTAGTTGAGGCCGCATACGACTCCGAGGAGACCAAGCGGCGACGAGAGAGTGCGAGAGAGCGGTTCGATCGACTCTCGAAGCGGCCCGACGAGGACGAGTGA
- a CDS encoding restriction endonuclease — translation MSDSPDDTTDYATPSHDYLRRRLQQMDPYDFELFVGDVWEYLGWNTRVVGEPGDRGIDVIATDGGDKQVGS, via the coding sequence ATGTCTGATTCTCCCGACGACACGACCGACTATGCGACCCCCTCGCATGACTACCTCCGGCGACGGCTCCAGCAGATGGATCCATACGATTTTGAGTTGTTTGTCGGCGACGTCTGGGAATATCTCGGTTGGAACACGCGGGTAGTAGGGGAGCCAGGCGACCGTGGAATCGACGTGATCGCAACGGATGGTGGGGACAAACAAGTGGGTTCTTGA
- a CDS encoding winged helix-turn-helix domain-containing protein: MTEFNPTPEPETDQPRWQEGSDTFSRVYDVALGVTSPTAYTDLAELADCSPNTAKKHLDRLAEMGIVRAHRENRPATYERNAGYLEWQDANRIAADLSVDDILDRVSDLEAQRSEYEEQFGTSDPDTVSVFEAGDHETIHERMTAVSEWKGVIRDLRLYELARRLSQNDGHLIPA; this comes from the coding sequence ATGACCGAATTCAATCCAACTCCTGAGCCTGAGACCGACCAGCCACGATGGCAGGAGGGCTCAGACACATTTAGCCGTGTCTACGATGTAGCTCTCGGGGTCACATCCCCGACAGCGTACACTGATCTCGCGGAGCTCGCGGACTGCTCTCCGAATACAGCAAAAAAGCATCTCGATCGTCTGGCGGAGATGGGTATTGTCCGTGCGCATCGCGAGAACCGCCCTGCAACGTACGAACGAAACGCAGGGTATCTCGAATGGCAGGATGCGAACCGGATTGCCGCTGACCTCTCTGTCGACGATATCCTCGACCGGGTTTCGGACCTCGAAGCGCAACGCTCCGAGTACGAAGAGCAGTTCGGCACGTCCGATCCAGATACCGTCTCCGTCTTTGAGGCTGGTGACCACGAGACGATTCACGAACGTATGACGGCGGTGAGTGAGTGGAAAGGCGTGATTCGCGACCTTCGTCTGTACGAACTTGCCCGGCGACTCTCGCAAAACGACGGCCATCTGATCCCTGCTTGA
- a CDS encoding ArsR family transcriptional regulator, which yields MREAELRVLDCLRDRSYSVGELADAIEKSQSWTSEVVGDLETDHLVDRTDGVQLATTYEATLLAELLDRYALENVLTGTKEDILDALLDGPKTISELQQQGFATSTLYKHVNEIQETGAITRTDDGYAVADDTLRSFLRARTRTTPFETEYRANGDRLVATSKDTIDGTPTAFSAFTRYGVDYHPAKTYAHRGDRSLELEAVLIHAVTVAETKKQMAMAGVFYLTHRATLEASELWRLANRWDCVEKWADLFAYIDQREVHHEELFLPWEEFVDLANDYGVYPRGQHPENSLRRGLEELGAHLETPVDVYLLGGGNLILRGLKDSTKDVDLVVDDGQTFLALAESLQELGYEERGDLKTAYDQLDPSLVLEKEGCPRWDIFVEAVAGQLQLTPAMIERCDQSFEYDNLHVHLLSLTDIFVFKSITEREGDLEDAALIARRADLDWESIFREIKAQEDRTGQLFSFAVLDTLDVLEERHDIVAPITERLVSYCLENALLVSLEAPKTIEDLREELDFPDHRIYNKLRKLEEEGQITVDRSGRLNTYRRAGSIDR from the coding sequence ATGAGGGAAGCAGAGCTACGGGTTCTCGACTGTTTGCGGGATCGGTCCTACTCGGTTGGCGAGTTAGCCGATGCGATCGAAAAAAGTCAGAGCTGGACGTCGGAGGTCGTTGGCGATCTCGAAACCGACCACCTCGTGGACCGAACCGATGGCGTACAGCTGGCCACCACGTACGAAGCGACGCTGCTTGCCGAGCTGCTCGACCGGTACGCACTCGAAAACGTGCTGACAGGGACGAAAGAGGACATTCTGGATGCGCTTCTCGACGGTCCGAAGACGATTTCGGAGTTACAACAGCAAGGATTCGCCACATCCACCCTCTACAAGCACGTGAACGAAATCCAGGAGACCGGTGCGATCACACGCACGGACGACGGGTACGCGGTCGCCGATGACACGCTTCGGTCGTTTCTCCGAGCCAGAACCCGAACGACACCGTTCGAAACGGAATACCGCGCGAACGGCGACCGACTCGTCGCGACGAGCAAGGACACCATCGACGGAACGCCGACGGCGTTCTCGGCGTTCACCCGCTACGGCGTCGACTACCACCCGGCGAAGACATACGCCCACCGAGGCGACCGTTCGCTCGAGCTCGAAGCGGTTTTGATCCATGCGGTGACCGTCGCAGAGACGAAAAAACAGATGGCGATGGCCGGGGTGTTCTATCTCACGCATCGCGCGACCCTCGAGGCCAGCGAGCTGTGGCGGCTCGCAAACAGGTGGGACTGCGTCGAGAAGTGGGCGGACCTCTTTGCATACATCGACCAGCGGGAGGTCCACCACGAGGAGCTCTTTCTCCCGTGGGAGGAGTTCGTCGATCTCGCGAACGATTATGGGGTGTACCCCCGCGGCCAACACCCGGAAAATAGCCTTCGACGGGGGCTCGAAGAGCTTGGAGCACATCTGGAGACGCCCGTCGACGTGTATCTTCTCGGGGGTGGCAACCTCATCCTGCGTGGCCTGAAGGACTCGACGAAAGACGTCGACCTCGTCGTCGACGACGGACAGACGTTCCTCGCACTCGCCGAATCGCTTCAGGAACTGGGATATGAGGAGCGTGGCGATCTGAAAACGGCATACGACCAGCTCGATCCCAGTCTCGTACTGGAAAAGGAGGGGTGTCCGCGCTGGGACATCTTCGTGGAGGCAGTTGCCGGCCAGCTCCAGCTAACGCCGGCGATGATCGAGCGGTGCGACCAGTCATTCGAGTACGACAATCTCCACGTGCATCTGCTCTCGCTGACCGACATCTTCGTGTTCAAATCGATCACGGAGCGCGAGGGCGACCTCGAAGACGCCGCACTGATCGCCAGGCGAGCCGACCTCGATTGGGAGAGCATCTTCCGGGAGATCAAGGCCCAGGAGGACCGCACCGGTCAACTCTTCTCGTTTGCTGTGCTCGATACGCTCGACGTCCTCGAGGAACGGCACGACATTGTCGCGCCAATCACGGAGCGGCTCGTCTCGTACTGTCTCGAGAACGCGCTGCTCGTCTCGTTGGAGGCCCCGAAAACGATCGAAGACCTCCGCGAAGAGCTGGATTTTCCAGACCACCGGATCTACAACAAACTCCGGAAGCTCGAGGAGGAGGGGCAGATCACTGTCGACCGCAGCGGTCGGCTCAATACGTACCGGCGGGCCGGATCGATTGACCGGTAA